Genomic window (Candidatus Omnitrophota bacterium):
AAACGGTCGCTCTTTTCTAAGTTAATGGCCATTATCCCGTTCTTCCTGGGATGGCTAAAGGCGGAAAGATTTACTTTTTTTATCAGGCCGTTCCTGGTAGCCATAACCAAAAAATGCTTATCGTCAAATTCCTTAACCGGAATAAATGAAGTTATGTTTTCCCCCGCTGAAAGGCTTAACAGGTTAATAACAGCCCTGCCTTTAGCCAGCCGGCTTGCAGCCGGGATCTCATGAACCTTGAGCCAATAAATCTTTCCTTTATCGGTAAAGAAAAGGATGTGGTCATGGGTCGCGGCTATAAACAGGTCTTCGATAAAGTCTTCTTCTTTTATATCCGCGCCGCTTACCCCCCGGCCTCCGCGCCTTTGAACTTTATAGGTCGTAAGAGGCACCCTTTTTATATAGCCGGAATGGGTTATTGGAATAACCACGTCTTCCTCGGCAATCAGGTCTTCTATGTCGAGCTCTTCAACTCTTTTTACTATCTCGGTGCATCTTTCGTCCCCAAATCTTTTTTTGATATCCAGCAGTTCTTCTTTAATAATGGCCAGGACCTTTTTTCTGCTTTTTAAAATAGACTCATAGAGCTCTATTTTTTTGATCACATCAAGGTATTCTTTTTCTATTTTTTCTCTTTCCAGGCCGGTCAACCGCTGAAGCTGCATCTCCAAAATCGCCTTTGCCTGGATCTCGCTTAATGAAAAATCTTTTATCAGCTTTTCTTTGGCTATTTCTACTGTTTTAGAAGACCTTATGGCCTTGATTATTTTATCAAGGCAGCGGAGCGCTATCTTAAGGCCCTCCAATATATGCGCTCTGTGTTTGGCTTTCTCCAGCTCAAAAATCGTGCGCCGGGTTATCACCAACTCCCTGTGTTCGATAAAAGACGAGATCAACTGCTTTAACGACAGCAGTCTGGGCCGGTTATGGACCAGGGCAAGCATAATTATCCCATAAGTAACCTGCATCTGGGTATGTTTATACAATTGATTTAAAACAATCTGCGCATTTTGGCCCCGGCGCAGCTCCACAACCATTCTCATTCCGTCCCGGTCCGATTCATCCCTTAAATCAGCAATTCCCTCTATTTTTTTTGCCTCAATAAGCCGGGCTATGGACTCTATTAGGTTGGCCTTGTTTACCTGATATGGCAGTTCGGTAACTATTATTGACTCCTTGCCGCTTTTTTTCTGGGTTTCTATCAATGCCCTTGCCCGGAGCTGGATAAGTCCTTTGCCGGTCTGATAGGCCTTTTTAATCCCTTCCCGGCCGCAGATAATCCCGCCGGTAGGAAAATCCGGCCCAGGGATAGACTGCATCAATGACCCCAAAGAAACTTCCGGATCATCTATCACCTTGATTATTCCGCTAATCGTTTCTTTTAGGTTGTGAGGAGGAACATTGGTCGCCATGCCCACAGCTATTCCCGAAGAGCCGTTTATCAACAGGTTGGGGATCCTGGCCGGCAGGACCGTGGGTTCGTTGAGGGAACCGTCAAAATTAGGCGCAAAATCCACTGTATTTTTGTCAATGTCGGTCAGCATTTCGCCGGTAATGGAGGCCAGGCGTGCCTCGGTATAACGCATAGCTGCCGCGGAATCGCCGTCAACGCTTCCAAAATTGCCTTGCCCGTCGATCAGCGGGTATCTTAATGAAAATTTCTGGACCATTCTGACCAGGGCGTCATAAACCGCTGTATCGCCATGCGGATGATATTTGCCAAGCGTCTCACCGGTAATCCTGGCACACTTTTTATATGGCTTGCTATGCTCAAGGCCCAGGTCTTTCATGCTGTAAAGAATCCTCCGGTGAACGGGCTTTAACCCGTCTCTGGCATCCGGCAAAGCCCGGCCAACGATCACGCTCATAGCATAATCAATATATGAGTCTTTTACTTCATCTTCTATATATCTGGAGATTATCTTCTCGCCCTTGGTGTACATTCGCCGCTCCGCTCCTCTATGTACAAATATTTTTATCTTTTCTCTCTACCTTCCACCCTTCTCATCTGTGCTCGTCTGTGTATTAGATGTCCAAATTCTTCACTTCCAGCGCATGCTTCTCAATGAACTGACGCCGGGGCTCGACCTGGTCGCCCATTAAAACAGTAAACATTTCATCTGCCTCTACAACGTCTTCCAGTGTTACCTTCACCGTGGTCCGACGGCTGGGGTCCATAGTGGTCTCCCAGAGTTGTTCCGGATTCATCTCCCCCAAACCTTTATACCTCTGGACAACCATACCTTCTTTACCAAGTTTTTTAACGGTCAAAAGCAGGTGCTTAAGGCCCAAAATGGACACCTTGGTTTTTTTGGCCCCATTAACCAGATAATATACGGGCTTGTCTGAATTGCCATATTCAACTATGTTCATCCCCAGTTTCCCCAGCTTTTCCACAACCTTTTGCAGTTCAAGATGTTCAAAAAACTCTACTATATCAAGCTCTTCTTCTTTATCTGTGCCAGCCAAATTAGCCAGCTGTTTGCTGTCGTAAAGAAAATGGTCTTTACCCTCCACTTTTATCTTATAAACAGGTAGTTTTTTGGTCTTAGGGTGTATAAATTGGTAATAGGTTTCAAATTTTACTCCCTTTCTACCAATAGCCTCTGCTATTTTTACCATTTCAACCAAAAGATCGAGTATGGTCTTAAATTGAGAATTGGTAAATTCCCGCTTATCCTTAGCCCCGACAAGCGTTAAGCCTTCCGCCCCCATTTCCAAAAGCGTGTTCGATACTTCTTCCTCGGTCCAAATATATTCCTCACGTTTGCCTTTCTTTATCCGATATAGCGGAGGTTGAGCAAGATACACATGGCCCTGTTTTATTAACTCAGGCATCTGCCGGTAAAAAAAGGTTAAAAGCAGTGTCTTAATATGGGCGCCGTCAACATCCGCGTCGCACATAATAATTATTTTATCATACCGCCGTTTTTCAATATTAAAATCATCCTCGCCCACACCGGTGCCCAATGCGGTAATTATTGTCCGGATCTCATTATTGCTTAACACCTTATCAAGTCTTGCCTTTTCAACATTTAAAATTTTTCCTCTTAACGGTAAAATTGCCTGAAAGCGGCGGTCGCGGCCCTGTTTGCTCGAGCCGGCAGCCGAGTCCCCTTCTACCAGATAAAGCTCACAAAGGCTGGGGTCTTTTTCGGAACAATCTGCTAATTTACCCGGCAGGCCTCCTCCGCCAAGCGCGCTTTTGCGCCTGGTAAGCTCCCTTGCCTTTCTGGCTGCTTCCCTTGCCCGGCTGGCAGTAACACTTTTTTCGATTATGCGTCTGGCTACCGGAGGATTTTCTTCAAAAAACGCACCCAGAGATTCATTAACCACCGCCTCTACCGCCCCCTGAACCTCGCTATTGCCCAACTTGGCTTTGGTCTGGCCCTCAAATTGAGGATCGGGAAGCTTAACATTCAACACCGCTGTCAACCCCTCTCTGATATCTTCGCCCGAAAGCCCGCTTTCTCCTCCCTTAAGAAAACCCTTGTTTTTGGCATACTGTTTTGCTGTTCTGGTAAGAGCGGACCTGAACCCGCTTAGGTGGGTACCGCCGTCGATAGTATGGATATTGTTGGCATAAGCAAAAACATTTTCAGCGTAGCCGTCATTATACTGCATAGCAAGCTCGACATAGATGCTGTCTTTTTCCTTCTCAAGAGAAATTACCTTTTTATGAACCGGCGTTTTGTTTTTATTAAGGTGCTCCACAAAAGAAGCTATGCCGTTTTTATAACTAAAGGCGTGCTCTCTGTCTGTTCTTTCATCTTTAACCGTAATCTCCAAACCCTTATTTAAGAACGCCAACTCCCTGAGCCTATCGGAAATAAGATCAAAACTATATTCGGTGTTCTCAAAAATAGTTCCGTCGGGTTTAAACGTAACAGTGGTTCCTGTTTTTTTGCTCTTACCGATAACCGCGAGTTTGGAAGCGGTCTGGCCTCTTTTATACTTCTGGTGATATACCTTCCCGTCTCTCCTCACCTGGACTTCCAACCATTCCGAAAGCGCGTTAACCACGCTAACCCCCACACCATGCAATCCGCCGGCAACCTTGTATGTGCGATGATCGAACTTGCCTCCAGCGTGCAGGGTGGTCATTACCACCTCTACTGCCGGTTTTTTTTGGGTCTTGTGAAGGTCTACCGGAATTCCCCTTCCGTTGTCGGCAACCGTAATAGCGCCATTTCTGTGGACAATAACATCGATTTTGTCGCAATGGCCAGCCATTGCTTCGTCAATACTGTTATCTACTATTTCCTCCACCAGATGATGTAGGCCCGTCTGGGCAGTATCCCCGATATACATAGCCGGTCTTTTCCTGACCGCCTCTATGCCCTTTAAAACATGGATGGTCATGGCGTCGTATTTTACCACCGCGTATCTCCTATTTTAAATCGTATCTCGGCCAAAGCCTCATTGCCCATTCTTTTTTGAAGTTTTTTTAATAACCTTTTTCTGTGCCTCTGGGTTAACTCATACAACCAAACAGACCCGTCCACGTTAATGGTCAAACGGCCGTTCTTTACCCCCGCAGGCCTTGTGTGCCGGCCTATTTTTCTACCAGCTACTTCCGGCCATAGTTGTAAAACACGGCCCCCGATAGACCTTTTGGGCAAGGATATGTTTTTTATAATCCTGTTAACGGTTTTGCCGATCTGTTCTGGTTGGGTTTTCATATAATAAATTGTTAAGTTCAGATTGTGTCGTAATTCATTTTAGACGATTTAAGTTTTAAAAGTGCACACCTTAACCGAAATTAAAAATAATAACGCTAAAAAGGTCATTCTGAGGCCGAAGGCCGAAGAATCTCAGAAAACACGGTTTTATGGGAGATCCTTCGGTCGCCCTTCGGGAATACTCAGGACTTCCTTCGGTCGCTTACGCTCCCTCAGGATGACACCTATCTTAAAAAGAACAAGATTAAGGACTTAGGGAGTGTGCAGTTTTAAACTTTAAACTGTGCAGTTTTAATTTTTAAATAACACTTCTTGATACACAATATATTGTAGTTGCCCAGTTTATTGGGCGCTCTATGCTGTGCCTGATAAATCAGGCAACCACTACACTGCGACACAGTCTGAGTTTAACCATGTGTGTTTTTAGCTTAACTGCATCGGCATAAGCACATAAAGATACTCATCGCCAACCCTTATCACCCCTGGTTTCTCGGGACCGGCCAACTCCAACACCACTTCGTCTTGCTCTATTCTTTTTAAAACATCTATTAAATAGCCCGGGTTAAACCCCACAACCATTTGTTTTCCTTTATAAAATGCAGCCAACTCCTCCCTGGCCTCTCCTATCTCTGGCGCTTGATTAGAAGCCAAAACCTTGTCTCTAAATAACTCCAACCTCACAATCCGGGAATTGGGTGACGCCAAAAGACCGGTCCTTTTTATCGCCCCCAAAAAATCTTCCCTTTTTACCCCTAGTTTTTGCTCAACCACCGAGGGGATTATTTGTTCATAAGCGGGAAAGTGGCCGTCTATTAGCCTGGAAACAATAACGGTGTCTTCGAGTTTAAAAACAATCTGATTTTGATTGAAAAACATCGTTACCTCACCCTCCTCTTTTAGCGCCCGGTTAAGTTCGCTGATGGTTTTAGAGGGGATTATCGCTTCTTTTTTTACTTTACCGGGGTTGGAAATTTGTTTTTGAACCAAAGCCAACCTCCTGCCGTCAGTGGCCACTAAACGAAGTTGGTTGTCTTTTAAAACAAACAATATTCCACTTAAAACATACCTTGTTTCATCTTTGGAAACAGCAAATGATGTTCTGTTTAATAGTGTTTTTAGGGTGTTTTGTTTCATGGTTAACGGATCTTTTGTCTCTGTTTTTGGTAATTCAGGAAAATCCTCTTTAGGCAGACCCATTATTTTAAAAAACGCTTTTTCACAGGTTATCACCACGTTGTTGTTTTTTTGGGTTGAAATAACCACATCGTTATTGGGTAATTCTTTTATGATGTCGCCTATTTTTTTAGCAGGCATAGTAATACCGCCTTCTTCTAAAACCTCGGTCGGTACGGTGTGGGAAGTGGTTATCTCTAAGTCGGTGCCAACCATGTGAATTTTGTTGTTTTTGGCCTCTATTAAAATATTGGATAGTATTGGTAGTGTGTTTTTTTGGGTTATTGTATTAGATACCTTTTGAACCGCTGTTTGTAGTTTTTCTTTAGGCGCTCTTATTTTCATTAAACCCCCTCTTCTATTAATATATTTTACTATTTAAAAAAATCGTAGTAGTAGTCTTGGTTGTGAATATGTGGATAAAAACACAACCCCAAACAACCCAACTAAATAACACAAAAAAACAAACAAACAAAACCGTTTACCTATCCACAAACTCAATTTTTTATACTGCGGGATAACACGCCTAATAAATGTTCTAACTTTTGATTGTTTTTTAAACCCTTTTTTATTTTATTGTGGGCGTATAAAATAGTGGTGTGGTCTCTTCCCCCGAAAAACTCTCCTATCTCGGGCAGGGAGTGGTCGGTTAACTCTCTAACCAGATACATCGCTATTTGGCGCGGATAAACAACAACCCTGCTTCTTTTTTTAGCCCGCATATCAGATATCCGAACATCAAAATACTCAGCAACCCTTTTTTGTATCAACTCGATGGTTATTTTTTTGGCTTCCTCGTCCAGGGTGTTTTTTAATACCTGCTGGGCCAACTGGGTATTGATTTTTTCTCCCAAAAGCGAGGCGTAAGCAACCACCCTGATCAACGCCCCCTCTAACTCCCGGATGTTTGATTTTATTTTACTGGCAATAAAAAAAATAACATCATCAGGGACGGCCGCTGTTTCTCTTTCAAGTTTCTTTTTCAAAATAGCGATTCGTGTTTCAAGATCCGGGGGTTGGATATCCGTTATCAAACCCCACTCAAACCTCGAAACCAGCCTTTCCTCCAGGCCCGGTATCTCTTTCGGCGGCCGGTCGCTGGAAAGAACTATTTGTTTATGGGCGTCGTAAAGCGTATTAAATGTGTGGAAAAACTCTTCCTGGGTGCTTTCCTTGCCGGCAATAAAATGAATATCATCTATCAGGAGAACATCCACAGTCCTGTATTTTTGCCGGAACCTCAGGGTGGTTTTATTTTGGATAGCACTGATCAGTTGGTTGGTGAACCGCTCGCTGGAAATATAGACCACATGGCCATCTTTGTTGTTTTCCGTTACGCAGCCGGAAATAGCCTGCAGGAGATGGGTTTTGCCTAACCCCACGCTGCCGTAGATAAACAAGGGATTGTAGGCCCTGGCCGGCGATTGGGCCACGGCCATGGAGGCGGCATGAGCAAAACGATTGCCGGAGCCGACTACGAAGTTATCAAAAGAATACCTGTGATTTAAGCGTTTTTGCTGGGTTGGGGTTTTTTGTTTTTGGGAAAACGTTGGTTTTTTTTCCGGGGGCTGAACAACAAACTCTACATTTATTTTTTTATTCGCGTTAACCCCCAGGGCTTTTTTGATTAACGGCCGGTAGTGCTCTATTAACCAGTCTTTGAAAAATTTATTCGGGACAGCTACCTTAACTAATTTTTCTGTACTTGAAATCAAAGTGGTGGGGCTAAACCATGTTTGAAAACTTTGGTTATTTAAATCCCGTTTGATTATTTTTAACGTTTTTAACCAGAGATCGTTGCCGTTATCGGTGTTTTCAACCATTTTGATTTCCTTGTGTATGTTAACAGCCTGCTCCGCTGGTTGAGAAAATAGCGCCATTTTATAACTAATTGACTTGCAGGGTGTTATGACGGAAAGATTTTATTCGGCACGTGCGTTGATGCAAGAAAGAGAAATTATTCACAAGTTATCCACAGCCTGTTTTGCCCAATAAATAAACCGCTTACAAACCAATTTTAGAAAATCTAGTATATAATACATCTTATTTTTTAACAAAGCAAGAAAAAGTTTTGTTTTTTCTTGACCGCTGTATCCTTTTATGTTATATTTAACAAGTTATGAAACAGACCTATCAACCATCTAAGCGCCGACGCAAAACAACCCATGGTTTCCGCAAGCGGATGGCCAGCCCGGCCGGCCGGGCGATACTCCGAAGGCGCCGGCGTAAGGCACGGGTAAAGCTTTCCAGTTAAAGGAAGCACCGCCACAAAGAAGATCGTGAAGAAAATACTGATTTTTCTTATTAGTCTTTATCGTAACTATCTGTCGCCACTGAAGATACCGACCTGCCGTTTTTATCCTACCTGTTCTGCTTATGCCATGGAGAGCATAGCGAAAAAAGGCGCATCTAAGGGTTTGATAGTCAGCTTAAAACGGATATTAAAATGCCACCCGTTGAGCAAAGGCGGCTATGACCCGGTGGAGTAAAATTTAGCGCATTATGGAAAAAAGAGTAATTTTGGCTGTTGTACTTTCAATTTTAATAATTATCACTTTTCAGCATATCACAGCCAAAAACTATCACAGTCAATCCCCGGCAGAACAAACCGGCCTGGTTTCGCAACAAATCGAACCCGGCGCTGAACTTTCCAGCCTCGAACCTTCTGCCCAAAAACCCATGCCTTCAGGCGCTAAGGATGTGGTTGTAGAAACCGGCTTGTTCAAGCTGGTGTTTACTACCAGCGGTGCCAGGATCAAGAGCTTCCAATTAAAAAAGTATGATGGAGTGGAGCTTGTTTCTTTAATTTCTCGCGAAAACCAGGATTATCCCCTGACCGTAGTGTTCCCGGGCAGGAAAGATCTTTCAGGGATAAACTTAGCTATCTATAAGCCAGACAAGAAGTTACTACTTTTAAATGATAGCAACAAATCTGGCTCGATCAAGTTTGTTTATCTAAATAACAAAGGTTTCAAAATAACCAAACGGTACACCTTTTCTTATGACTCCTATGTTTTTGATTTAGGCCTTACAATAGACAGAGAGCATGGCCAAACATTAAAAGACAAAGTCTTTTTGATAAAATATGGGCCAGGCATTACCCAGCCGGACACAAAAGAAGTCAGAAGGGTTTATAAGGGGCCTGTAGTGCGTATCCAACAGGATCCCGGTGTGCCACCAATAATAAAAAGGGAAAAGTATGGCCGGGATGAAAGGTCTCAGTTTGTTACGCGCAGGTATAAGGGAGACATATCCTGGATCAGCCTGCAGGATAAATATTTCATAGCCGCCCTGATCCCGTTTGAGGCTACAGGAGCAGCAATAATAGAAAAAGATGAACAAGGGCAGTGCAGTATAGCCCTGGAAGGCGTTAGCAAGCCGGAACAAACCTATAATGTCGGGTTTTATCTTGGTCCTAAGCACGAAAAAAAACTTAAAGCCTTAAACATAGGCCTGGAAGAGATAATTGACTATGGGTTTTTCGGGCCGATTGCCAGATTACTCGCCGTTGTCCTGAATATTTTTTATCAGTGGACGCATAACTATGGTTATGCCATAATATTATTAGCCTTTGCTACCAAGATAATTTTTTATCCTTTGACCCATCGAAGCTTTGAAGCAATGAGAAAAATGCAGGAGGATATGAAGGTTGTTCAGCCTGAGTTGGACGCTTTAAAGGGGAAATATAAAGATAATCCCCAGAAACTGAACAAAGAAACCATGGAGCTTTACAGAAAAACAGGGGTTAATCCTTTGGCTGGCTGCCGGGGTGGGTGTCTGCCTTTGTTGTTGCAGATGCCTGTGTTCATAGCGCTTTACGTTGTACTGTATAACGCTATCACGCTGAGGGGTGCTCCATTTGTATGGTGGATTACGGATCTTTCGGTCAAAGACCCTTATTATGTCCTGCCGATATTAATGGGTGTAAGCACGCTTGTCCAGCAAAAAGTAACCGGCTTAGGTAAGACAGGCGCTGACACACAACAAGCAAAGATGATGATGTGGATGATGCCCTTGTTTTTAATTTGGATATTTGCGAAATTTCCGTCAGGGGTGGTGTTATACTGGTTTGCTTTTAATGTGTTTACGTCTATACAGCAACTATTGATTACTAAAGTTAAACCGCCAAAGCAGGTGCTTAAATGAACGAGAAGCCATTGACACGCGTAGAAGCAGAAGGTAGGACCACTGAAGAGGCGATTAAGATAGCCCTGGCTAAACTAGGTGTACCTCGTGATGAAGCAAAAATAGAGATATTGGCTGAGGGGAATAAGGGGCTGTTTAACATGAAGGGTATCAAACAGACAAAAGTAAGAGCAACCCTGAAGAAATAATGTTTTACGTGAAAATATTCTAACTGAAACATTTTGAAAAAATTGTTTCACGATAAACAATTTTGTAACGTGTTGAAATAAACAGGGATACAGCGTAGGTGTTTTTTCGCTGGGGTTGTAGGTTACAAATTACAAGTTACAGGCCGTAGGTTTTTACTTTCGTCATTGCGAGGCTGGCGGAGCCAGTCGAAGCAATCTCATTTAAGGAGATTACGTCGGTCGCTCCGAAAATTTAGGGTTTCTTCCAATGAATGACAAAAGGGGCGAAAATGATTCGGCAACAAGGATATTTTTATTTAATGACGAATAAAACAGACACGGTTATCTATGCCGGTGTTACCAGCGAGTTGCAAAAGAGGGCTTATGAACACAAACAAAAGA
Coding sequences:
- the dnaN gene encoding DNA polymerase III subunit beta, whose product is MKIRAPKEKLQTAVQKVSNTITQKNTLPILSNILIEAKNNKIHMVGTDLEITTSHTVPTEVLEEGGITMPAKKIGDIIKELPNNDVVISTQKNNNVVITCEKAFFKIMGLPKEDFPELPKTETKDPLTMKQNTLKTLLNRTSFAVSKDETRYVLSGILFVLKDNQLRLVATDGRRLALVQKQISNPGKVKKEAIIPSKTISELNRALKEEGEVTMFFNQNQIVFKLEDTVIVSRLIDGHFPAYEQIIPSVVEQKLGVKREDFLGAIKRTGLLASPNSRIVRLELFRDKVLASNQAPEIGEAREELAAFYKGKQMVVGFNPGYLIDVLKRIEQDEVVLELAGPEKPGVIRVGDEYLYVLMPMQLS
- a CDS encoding DUF721 domain-containing protein — protein: MKTQPEQIGKTVNRIIKNISLPKRSIGGRVLQLWPEVAGRKIGRHTRPAGVKNGRLTINVDGSVWLYELTQRHRKRLLKKLQKRMGNEALAEIRFKIGDTRW
- the gyrA gene encoding DNA gyrase subunit A, with the protein product MYTKGEKIISRYIEDEVKDSYIDYAMSVIVGRALPDARDGLKPVHRRILYSMKDLGLEHSKPYKKCARITGETLGKYHPHGDTAVYDALVRMVQKFSLRYPLIDGQGNFGSVDGDSAAAMRYTEARLASITGEMLTDIDKNTVDFAPNFDGSLNEPTVLPARIPNLLINGSSGIAVGMATNVPPHNLKETISGIIKVIDDPEVSLGSLMQSIPGPDFPTGGIICGREGIKKAYQTGKGLIQLRARALIETQKKSGKESIIVTELPYQVNKANLIESIARLIEAKKIEGIADLRDESDRDGMRMVVELRRGQNAQIVLNQLYKHTQMQVTYGIIMLALVHNRPRLLSLKQLISSFIEHRELVITRRTIFELEKAKHRAHILEGLKIALRCLDKIIKAIRSSKTVEIAKEKLIKDFSLSEIQAKAILEMQLQRLTGLEREKIEKEYLDVIKKIELYESILKSRKKVLAIIKEELLDIKKRFGDERCTEIVKRVEELDIEDLIAEEDVVIPITHSGYIKRVPLTTYKVQRRGGRGVSGADIKEEDFIEDLFIAATHDHILFFTDKGKIYWLKVHEIPAASRLAKGRAVINLLSLSAGENITSFIPVKEFDDKHFLVMATRNGLIKKVNLSAFSHPRKNGIMAINLEKSDRLISAGLTDGKKEILLVTKEGRAIRFKESLIRSMGRSARGVKGVRLGKKDEVIGMEIVEPKATLFTITTNGYGKRTFLSQYRLIGRGGKGVINIKTSKKNGTVAGVETVVDDDQLMVITESGMVVRCASRGIRVMGRNTQGVKIISLKSKDKVVSIAKIVTKEGEE
- the yidC gene encoding membrane protein insertase YidC, producing MEKRVILAVVLSILIIITFQHITAKNYHSQSPAEQTGLVSQQIEPGAELSSLEPSAQKPMPSGAKDVVVETGLFKLVFTTSGARIKSFQLKKYDGVELVSLISRENQDYPLTVVFPGRKDLSGINLAIYKPDKKLLLLNDSNKSGSIKFVYLNNKGFKITKRYTFSYDSYVFDLGLTIDREHGQTLKDKVFLIKYGPGITQPDTKEVRRVYKGPVVRIQQDPGVPPIIKREKYGRDERSQFVTRRYKGDISWISLQDKYFIAALIPFEATGAAIIEKDEQGQCSIALEGVSKPEQTYNVGFYLGPKHEKKLKALNIGLEEIIDYGFFGPIARLLAVVLNIFYQWTHNYGYAIILLAFATKIIFYPLTHRSFEAMRKMQEDMKVVQPELDALKGKYKDNPQKLNKETMELYRKTGVNPLAGCRGGCLPLLLQMPVFIALYVVLYNAITLRGAPFVWWITDLSVKDPYYVLPILMGVSTLVQQKVTGLGKTGADTQQAKMMMWMMPLFLIWIFAKFPSGVVLYWFAFNVFTSIQQLLITKVKPPKQVLK
- the rpmH gene encoding 50S ribosomal protein L34, whose product is MKQTYQPSKRRRKTTHGFRKRMASPAGRAILRRRRRKARVKLSS
- the gyrB gene encoding DNA topoisomerase (ATP-hydrolyzing) subunit B — protein: MVKYDAMTIHVLKGIEAVRKRPAMYIGDTAQTGLHHLVEEIVDNSIDEAMAGHCDKIDVIVHRNGAITVADNGRGIPVDLHKTQKKPAVEVVMTTLHAGGKFDHRTYKVAGGLHGVGVSVVNALSEWLEVQVRRDGKVYHQKYKRGQTASKLAVIGKSKKTGTTVTFKPDGTIFENTEYSFDLISDRLRELAFLNKGLEITVKDERTDREHAFSYKNGIASFVEHLNKNKTPVHKKVISLEKEKDSIYVELAMQYNDGYAENVFAYANNIHTIDGGTHLSGFRSALTRTAKQYAKNKGFLKGGESGLSGEDIREGLTAVLNVKLPDPQFEGQTKAKLGNSEVQGAVEAVVNESLGAFFEENPPVARRIIEKSVTASRAREAARKARELTRRKSALGGGGLPGKLADCSEKDPSLCELYLVEGDSAAGSSKQGRDRRFQAILPLRGKILNVEKARLDKVLSNNEIRTIITALGTGVGEDDFNIEKRRYDKIIIMCDADVDGAHIKTLLLTFFYRQMPELIKQGHVYLAQPPLYRIKKGKREEYIWTEEEVSNTLLEMGAEGLTLVGAKDKREFTNSQFKTILDLLVEMVKIAEAIGRKGVKFETYYQFIHPKTKKLPVYKIKVEGKDHFLYDSKQLANLAGTDKEEELDIVEFFEHLELQKVVEKLGKLGMNIVEYGNSDKPVYYLVNGAKKTKVSILGLKHLLLTVKKLGKEGMVVQRYKGLGEMNPEQLWETTMDPSRRTTVKVTLEDVVEADEMFTVLMGDQVEPRRQFIEKHALEVKNLDI
- a CDS encoding Jag N-terminal domain-containing protein; this translates as MNEKPLTRVEAEGRTTEEAIKIALAKLGVPRDEAKIEILAEGNKGLFNMKGIKQTKVRATLKK
- the yidD gene encoding membrane protein insertion efficiency factor YidD translates to MKKILIFLISLYRNYLSPLKIPTCRFYPTCSAYAMESIAKKGASKGLIVSLKRILKCHPLSKGGYDPVE
- the dnaA gene encoding chromosomal replication initiator protein DnaA, whose amino-acid sequence is MALFSQPAEQAVNIHKEIKMVENTDNGNDLWLKTLKIIKRDLNNQSFQTWFSPTTLISSTEKLVKVAVPNKFFKDWLIEHYRPLIKKALGVNANKKINVEFVVQPPEKKPTFSQKQKTPTQQKRLNHRYSFDNFVVGSGNRFAHAASMAVAQSPARAYNPLFIYGSVGLGKTHLLQAISGCVTENNKDGHVVYISSERFTNQLISAIQNKTTLRFRQKYRTVDVLLIDDIHFIAGKESTQEEFFHTFNTLYDAHKQIVLSSDRPPKEIPGLEERLVSRFEWGLITDIQPPDLETRIAILKKKLERETAAVPDDVIFFIASKIKSNIRELEGALIRVVAYASLLGEKINTQLAQQVLKNTLDEEAKKITIELIQKRVAEYFDVRISDMRAKKRSRVVVYPRQIAMYLVRELTDHSLPEIGEFFGGRDHTTILYAHNKIKKGLKNNQKLEHLLGVLSRSIKN